In a single window of the Candidatus Celerinatantimonas neptuna genome:
- the pncB2 gene encoding Nicotinate phosphoribosyltransferase 2, producing MSSPTQLLRDKLNFSALDNDFYKMNMWQCFMHQYPYIEDAEYKLVVRNDIDLRPYRDEIEQELENLNGLGFTEDEIQWLEQIPWYTKDFIEWLRMWSYQTRFLDIGEENNQLSIRARGPLMHINNFEMPVLSTICEVYNRHQNYDKTFSDIEERVYEKVDWLKNQLEKHQLKNLTFADFGTRRRFSSAAQYRMVEMLNELLPGIFAGTSNMYLAKELNLTPIGTMAHEIFMLSQQVGVQLANSQKHTLECWVKEFRGRLGCALTDVIGMDAFIKDFDFYFAKLFDGLRHDSGDPFIFGNKAIQMYKNLGLDPQSKTLVFSDGLNFQQMVDIYRYFQGKIKVSFGIGTYLSCDIKGVKPLNIVMKLVHVNGRPVAKISDAPGKSLCEDEQFIDYLKKVYNVTWA from the coding sequence ATGTCATCACCTACACAGTTACTTCGCGATAAACTCAATTTTTCAGCACTTGATAATGATTTTTACAAAATGAATATGTGGCAGTGCTTTATGCATCAATATCCATATATTGAAGATGCTGAATATAAGCTAGTCGTACGAAATGATATAGACTTACGTCCTTACCGCGATGAAATAGAACAAGAACTTGAAAACCTCAACGGATTAGGCTTCACCGAAGATGAAATACAATGGTTAGAGCAAATTCCCTGGTATACAAAAGATTTTATTGAATGGTTACGAATGTGGTCATATCAAACCCGTTTTCTGGATATCGGAGAAGAAAACAATCAACTATCCATCCGGGCCCGGGGGCCACTGATGCATATCAACAATTTTGAAATGCCAGTACTCTCAACCATTTGTGAAGTCTATAATCGTCACCAGAATTATGACAAGACTTTTTCTGACATCGAAGAACGTGTCTATGAAAAAGTCGACTGGCTAAAAAACCAATTAGAAAAACACCAACTGAAAAACCTCACTTTTGCAGATTTTGGAACCCGTCGTCGATTTAGCTCCGCCGCCCAATACCGAATGGTTGAAATGCTTAACGAGTTACTTCCTGGAATATTTGCCGGCACGTCAAATATGTACCTTGCCAAGGAGCTCAATTTAACACCTATCGGCACCATGGCTCATGAAATATTCATGTTATCTCAACAAGTTGGCGTTCAACTCGCAAATTCACAAAAGCATACTTTAGAGTGTTGGGTTAAAGAATTCAGAGGAAGACTTGGCTGCGCTTTAACCGATGTAATAGGAATGGATGCATTCATTAAAGATTTCGATTTCTATTTTGCAAAACTATTTGATGGATTACGTCATGATTCAGGCGATCCATTTATTTTTGGCAATAAAGCCATTCAAATGTATAAGAATCTGGGATTAGACCCACAATCGAAAACGCTCGTCTTCAGTGACGGACTAAACTTCCAGCAAATGGTCGATATCTACCGTTATTTTCAGGGAAAAATTAAAGTATCGTTTGGGATAGGTACTTACCTATCCTGCGATATCAAAGGCGTAAAACCATTAAACATTGTCATGAAACTCGTTCATGTTAATGGTCGGCCTGTCGCAAAAATTTCAGATGCTCCTGGTAAAAGTCTCTGCGAAGATGAACAATTTATCGATTATCTGAAAAAAGTCTACAATGTTACATGGGCCTAA
- the nadE gene encoding Glutamine-dependent NAD(+) synthetase, whose amino-acid sequence MADYLNIATASLRQLPFDFTGNTERVLQAIEQGFQCGANILLMPELALTGYGCEDNFTFQEFHEASAKALQQVLEATADLATQSTHPMLIALGMPLLYPGGQVYNATAVFSAKGLHGFACKQFLARNGLHYEPRWFEAWPRQKVVNHPEYQVPIGDIVVDCQGIRVGFETCEDSWISNRPGRDLYQRNVDIILNPSASHFAVGKFDIRERFITEGSRSFGVAYAYANLNGTENGTSIFDAGCMIASEGKIISYGERLNCKSILLNQATVNISANRVTRIVSSESIDNQFHQSDISLPLKLTTQLPNVGNIPGALVSNIQQNNFWNQLTGDERIHSEICYALASGLWDWMRRTHTEGFVVSMSGGADSGLAATLVYLSHYLALHQLGADQYRQCLPPGWLSHIPQYDQDEKNLSQWLHQYVMPKVLLCLYQGTDNSSEITFNAAKTVAEDIGATFHHWNIQSIVDEYIHLVDQLYPSKPLNWDDDDIALQNIQARGRSPGVWMLANRENKLLIATSNLSESALGYATMDGDTSGVLSVVSGLTKTRIRKINDWLEKQGLPINHNHCPHRLRVTSLKQINVQQPTAELRPVEQTDEEDLMPYIICDSIMESYLIRQMWPKSILIDLLIQGYGETYSLKQLGHFIERWFKLFCRNPWKRYGTRAGFHVEQISLDPKTFHRFPLLNAGFSEPLQQMWDYIQNQQH is encoded by the coding sequence ATGGCTGATTATCTAAACATTGCGACCGCTTCACTACGTCAACTCCCGTTCGATTTTACGGGTAATACCGAACGAGTATTACAAGCAATCGAGCAAGGATTTCAATGTGGGGCAAATATACTGTTAATGCCAGAATTAGCACTCACTGGATATGGATGTGAAGATAATTTCACTTTCCAGGAATTTCATGAAGCCAGTGCCAAAGCCCTCCAGCAAGTTCTGGAAGCGACAGCCGATCTTGCGACCCAATCAACCCACCCCATGCTTATCGCTTTGGGGATGCCACTGCTCTACCCCGGTGGTCAGGTTTACAATGCAACAGCCGTGTTCAGTGCTAAGGGGCTTCATGGTTTTGCATGTAAACAGTTCCTTGCTCGAAATGGATTACATTACGAACCCCGCTGGTTTGAAGCATGGCCCCGTCAGAAGGTTGTCAATCATCCAGAGTATCAGGTGCCAATCGGTGATATTGTCGTTGATTGTCAGGGCATTCGTGTTGGATTTGAAACATGTGAGGATTCCTGGATTAGCAATCGCCCGGGACGGGATCTCTATCAGCGCAATGTTGACATCATCTTAAATCCAAGCGCCTCACATTTTGCAGTTGGAAAATTTGATATCCGAGAACGATTCATCACTGAAGGCTCCCGTTCATTTGGGGTTGCCTATGCATATGCCAACCTGAATGGAACAGAAAACGGAACCAGTATTTTTGATGCGGGTTGTATGATCGCTTCTGAAGGAAAAATAATATCCTATGGCGAGCGCCTCAACTGCAAGTCAATTTTACTCAATCAGGCTACGGTCAATATCAGCGCTAATCGCGTCACACGAATTGTCAGTAGCGAATCAATCGATAATCAATTCCATCAGTCTGATATTAGTCTTCCTTTAAAACTGACGACACAATTACCCAATGTGGGAAACATCCCTGGAGCTCTAGTCTCTAATATACAGCAGAACAATTTTTGGAATCAGCTGACAGGTGATGAACGCATTCATAGTGAAATCTGTTATGCACTTGCCAGTGGCTTGTGGGACTGGATGCGCCGGACTCATACAGAAGGTTTCGTTGTCAGCATGTCTGGTGGTGCAGATTCTGGACTGGCTGCAACTCTTGTTTATTTGTCTCACTATCTCGCCCTTCATCAATTAGGCGCAGATCAGTACCGTCAATGCCTACCCCCAGGCTGGCTCAGCCATATCCCTCAATATGACCAAGACGAAAAGAACCTCAGTCAGTGGCTTCATCAATATGTTATGCCTAAGGTTTTACTATGTCTTTATCAGGGAACGGATAACAGCTCTGAAATTACCTTCAATGCAGCGAAAACCGTAGCAGAAGATATTGGCGCGACCTTCCACCACTGGAATATTCAATCAATTGTCGACGAATATATTCATCTGGTGGATCAACTATACCCTTCAAAACCTTTGAACTGGGATGATGATGATATTGCCTTACAAAACATTCAGGCCCGAGGTCGGAGTCCGGGTGTCTGGATGTTAGCAAACCGGGAAAATAAACTTCTCATTGCAACATCTAACTTATCCGAGTCGGCATTGGGTTACGCAACCATGGATGGAGACACATCCGGCGTATTATCCGTCGTTTCAGGCCTGACAAAAACCAGAATACGAAAAATCAATGACTGGCTGGAAAAACAAGGCCTTCCAATCAATCATAACCATTGTCCCCACAGGTTAAGGGTTACATCCCTAAAACAGATTAATGTCCAACAACCAACAGCTGAATTAAGACCTGTTGAACAAACGGACGAAGAAGACTTAATGCCGTATATCATATGCGATAGCATCATGGAAAGTTATTTAATTCGCCAGATGTGGCCAAAAAGTATTCTGATTGATTTACTCATACAAGGGTATGGTGAAACATATAGCTTAAAACAACTTGGACATTTCATAGAACGATGGTTTAAATTGTTTTGTCGAAATCCATGGAAACGCTACGGAACTCGTGCAGGATTCCATGTTGAACAGATCTCTTTAGATCCTAAAACATTCCATCGCTTCCCATTATTGAATGCAGGTTTTTCTGAACCGCTTCAACAAATGTGGGATTACATTCAGAACCAACAACACTAA